One window from the genome of Hyphomonas neptunium ATCC 15444 encodes:
- a CDS encoding sodium/proline symporter: MLLVGVSLWASRKVRSEASSFLLGGRSLGPLVSGLAYAASSSSAWVLLGYSGFVYATGLSALWMIPGILLGYGAVWLFAGPVLQAASRDKDQLTLTAFLTETAGPRVARLIRISATVMIAFCFSYYIASQFQGAGVAFDDLFGIGMSGGIILGAIIILAYTFAGGFLAVSVINTVQGVIMMLVAILLPVLAFSAAGGVSGIGAALEDVPPEYLATFGGRAGWIAGGFALGMTATGFGALGQPHLISWIMAARDTKARVMGAGVAIGWGAVVYAGMAVLGLSGRALFGADAPAEGIFFKLAGDLLPGVLAGIVAAAILSAIMSTVDSQLLVASGAISHDLGAARLMGGRTVLATRLAMLVVSGVAVVLTLALPATIFDRTLFAWTALGASFGPVVVVRAFGGRPGGAAVLASILAGFVTSLAYEFVLNSGPGAVWARTVPWIAAFLALAVTRIVAGQHNQALGAPSDL, translated from the coding sequence GTGTTGCTTGTAGGTGTCAGCCTGTGGGCGAGCCGCAAGGTGCGCTCGGAGGCGTCGTCTTTTCTTCTGGGCGGGCGCTCTCTGGGGCCGCTGGTTTCGGGGCTTGCCTATGCCGCTTCGAGTTCCAGCGCGTGGGTGCTGCTGGGCTATTCGGGCTTTGTGTATGCGACGGGGCTTTCGGCGCTGTGGATGATCCCCGGCATTCTGCTGGGCTATGGCGCGGTGTGGCTGTTTGCGGGGCCGGTGTTGCAGGCGGCAAGCCGGGACAAGGACCAGCTGACGCTGACAGCGTTCCTGACCGAGACGGCCGGGCCGCGCGTGGCGCGCCTGATCCGGATTTCGGCGACGGTGATGATCGCCTTCTGTTTTTCCTACTATATCGCGTCTCAGTTCCAGGGCGCGGGCGTGGCGTTTGACGATCTCTTCGGTATCGGGATGAGCGGCGGCATCATTCTCGGGGCGATTATCATTCTGGCCTACACATTTGCGGGCGGGTTTCTGGCGGTTTCGGTGATCAATACCGTGCAGGGCGTGATCATGATGCTCGTCGCGATCCTGTTGCCGGTGCTGGCATTCTCTGCGGCGGGCGGGGTGAGTGGCATCGGCGCGGCGCTGGAGGATGTGCCCCCTGAGTATCTCGCGACATTCGGCGGGCGTGCGGGATGGATCGCGGGCGGCTTTGCGCTCGGCATGACGGCGACGGGATTTGGCGCGCTGGGCCAGCCCCACCTCATCAGCTGGATCATGGCAGCGCGGGACACCAAAGCGCGCGTAATGGGCGCGGGCGTGGCGATCGGCTGGGGCGCGGTAGTCTATGCCGGGATGGCGGTGCTGGGGCTTTCGGGGCGGGCGCTGTTTGGCGCCGACGCGCCGGCGGAAGGCATCTTCTTCAAGCTGGCCGGCGATTTGTTGCCGGGCGTTCTGGCGGGGATCGTGGCGGCGGCGATCCTCTCGGCGATCATGTCGACGGTGGATAGCCAGTTGCTGGTGGCAAGCGGGGCGATCAGCCATGACCTTGGCGCGGCGCGTTTGATGGGCGGACGCACAGTGCTGGCGACGCGGTTGGCGATGCTGGTTGTGAGCGGGGTTGCGGTCGTGCTGACGCTGGCCTTGCCCGCGACGATCTTTGACCGGACGCTGTTTGCGTGGACGGCGCTGGGGGCGAGTTTCGGGCCGGTGGTGGTCGTGAGGGCGTTTGGCGGGCGGCCGGGCGGCGCCGCGGTGCTCGCGTCGATCCTGGCGGGCTTTGTGACCTCGCTGGCTTATGAATTTGTCCTGAATTCCGGGCCGGGCGCCGTGTGGGCACGGACGGTTCCGTGGATCGCTGCCTTTCTGGCGCTCGCCGTGACCAGAATTGTTGCAGGGCAGCACAATCAGGCGCTTGGCGCGCCTTCCGACTTGTGA
- a CDS encoding DUF1838 family protein, with the protein MHTARYLALAAAAFLVSACASLGEAQGAKLDPSVPSDATAILRKIQCSTVDDEPVVFWWHGKALSRRQGEKDIHMFDVEGMNIRACSSITNQEGVKGFHLVSREILLYKDKDTGEVLKTWTNPWSGEAVEVLHVANDPVNFKSYEVDREGKPAVWQGEIGGASWWYRSTFPLWYPNPLAGDFQKEIGGTYHATELFNFFGGTDDLLDPKTTSAVVTVGWTRIADWLPWMMMNGREGVMYMHTAGRKLSNFDELSDTMKAEIAAHYPEYASPPPSGDPRKNMTSWTYYKGISDGSISKPER; encoded by the coding sequence ATGCACACCGCTCGTTATCTGGCGCTGGCTGCTGCAGCCTTTCTGGTGTCTGCCTGCGCGTCACTGGGAGAGGCGCAAGGCGCGAAACTTGATCCGTCAGTGCCCTCCGATGCGACAGCCATTTTACGGAAAATCCAGTGTTCGACAGTCGATGATGAACCGGTGGTTTTCTGGTGGCATGGCAAGGCGCTTTCCCGCCGCCAGGGCGAGAAAGACATTCACATGTTCGACGTGGAGGGGATGAATATCCGGGCCTGCTCGTCAATCACGAATCAGGAAGGGGTGAAGGGCTTTCACCTCGTTTCACGCGAGATACTTCTGTATAAGGACAAAGATACCGGCGAGGTTCTGAAGACATGGACGAACCCATGGTCGGGTGAGGCTGTCGAGGTTCTGCACGTCGCCAATGATCCTGTGAACTTCAAATCCTATGAGGTCGACCGCGAGGGAAAACCGGCTGTCTGGCAGGGTGAAATCGGTGGGGCCTCCTGGTGGTATCGTTCGACGTTTCCGCTCTGGTATCCCAATCCGCTTGCCGGCGACTTCCAGAAGGAGATTGGTGGAACCTATCACGCAACGGAGCTGTTCAACTTCTTTGGGGGTACGGACGATCTGCTGGACCCCAAGACAACATCTGCGGTCGTGACGGTAGGCTGGACACGGATTGCCGATTGGCTGCCCTGGATGATGATGAATGGCCGGGAAGGCGTAATGTATATGCATACGGCAGGCCGCAAGCTGTCGAATTTTGACGAACTGTCTGACACGATGAAAGCGGAGATCGCTGCGCATTATCCGGAATATGCCAGCCCGCCGCCCTCTGGCGATCCGCGCAAGAACATGACGAGCTGGACTTACTATAAAGGAATATCGGATGGATCAATTTCCAAGCCTGAACGGTAA
- a CDS encoding TonB-dependent receptor translates to MNKAILLAGAAALAMTVQASPGFAQEASEDAELKQDVIVVSARKKEEGLLEAPVAVSAFSEETLENLQLESVDDIARFTPGLSFGKAFGRSTERPVIRGQSNVLAGVQFGVESGTAYFIDGVYYSGSIQNLDPNDLQRVEVIKGPQSALYGRNTYAGAINFITKGGTDTFEATGKLRAGNNDTAEYAASIAGPIFPGLTGRLSFRDYEYGGEHENSVTGELVGQEKTTSLAGVLDWAPVSNFDSRLRVSFSEDRDGVLPLFLQSAEENNCLPGYRSLAFWPLSGSTNTNQYYCGVIKPGQVAVNSGVDADGVPNVVPGAPLNSTFPFFAGAYGLGDGTAFDGITRDLWVASSVSTYRFGDAGWEASLLAGYSKEHNKQGYDSDHSSVNFFLAGPTQEPFFANTTRKDIEDYSIEAQIASPQDLRLRGMLGVYLYDQLFYEGDITFADPSGRSADTGKRTIRNEAIFGLVEFDFTDRLTATLEGRYAEETKTDRTSTVTPEVSYSKFTPRLTVDYDLGNGGTIYAVVAQGVKPGGINGAIGEAVGMPTYKQEESDNFEVGLKTPLPDVGLGDWSVSMAGYFTDATNVQLTSAVAATSGAINSIATNQGAGEIKGLEIDLNGAVNDILSGGFTYAWTDAKFTEGCDADEWTMTSGGGVLTDPDNQTGTDFSGLFPGAGPASCSIAGRTFPLTSEHQASVFARLDFREAGPFGSDFFVSSDLTYESSKFVQIHNQAETGDATLLGARFGFETDRWTIAAYGQNITDEDSIVVATRWLQGPYFSAGFSPNVAPTTASRGAPRAYFGSLRRGPQYGAELRVRF, encoded by the coding sequence ATGAACAAGGCAATTCTATTGGCTGGCGCAGCGGCTTTGGCGATGACCGTTCAGGCATCACCGGGTTTCGCGCAGGAGGCATCTGAAGATGCGGAGCTGAAGCAGGACGTTATCGTCGTCAGCGCTCGCAAGAAGGAGGAGGGGCTTCTGGAGGCGCCCGTCGCGGTCAGCGCGTTCAGCGAAGAAACCCTGGAGAACCTTCAGCTGGAATCGGTCGATGATATTGCCCGTTTCACGCCGGGGCTCTCGTTCGGAAAGGCATTTGGCCGCTCTACCGAGCGTCCGGTCATCCGCGGGCAATCCAACGTGCTTGCCGGGGTTCAGTTCGGGGTCGAGTCCGGTACGGCCTACTTTATTGACGGCGTCTACTATTCCGGTTCGATCCAGAACCTTGATCCGAATGACCTTCAGCGCGTCGAAGTGATCAAAGGCCCGCAATCGGCGCTTTATGGGCGCAATACCTATGCCGGCGCGATCAACTTCATCACCAAGGGCGGCACGGACACCTTTGAGGCGACCGGCAAGCTGCGCGCGGGCAACAATGATACGGCTGAATATGCGGCGTCGATCGCCGGGCCGATCTTTCCGGGGCTGACCGGGCGTTTGAGCTTCCGGGATTATGAGTATGGCGGCGAGCACGAGAACTCCGTGACCGGCGAACTCGTCGGGCAGGAGAAAACCACCAGCCTTGCCGGTGTTCTGGACTGGGCGCCGGTCTCCAACTTCGATTCGCGCCTGCGGGTGAGCTTCAGCGAGGACCGCGACGGCGTGCTGCCGCTGTTCCTGCAGTCTGCGGAGGAAAACAACTGTCTGCCGGGGTATCGCTCGCTGGCCTTCTGGCCCCTGTCGGGCAGCACCAATACCAACCAGTATTATTGCGGGGTCATCAAGCCGGGGCAGGTGGCGGTGAATTCCGGCGTGGATGCGGACGGCGTGCCAAATGTGGTGCCCGGCGCGCCGCTGAACTCGACCTTTCCGTTCTTTGCGGGGGCGTATGGCCTCGGCGACGGTACGGCATTCGACGGAATTACGCGCGATCTCTGGGTCGCCAGTTCGGTATCAACCTATCGGTTCGGCGATGCCGGATGGGAAGCGAGCCTTCTGGCGGGCTATTCGAAGGAGCATAACAAGCAGGGGTATGATTCCGATCACTCCTCGGTGAACTTCTTCCTGGCAGGGCCAACGCAGGAGCCGTTCTTCGCCAACACCACGCGCAAGGATATTGAGGACTACAGCATCGAGGCGCAGATTGCGTCGCCGCAGGACCTGCGTCTGCGCGGGATGCTGGGTGTGTATCTCTATGACCAGCTTTTCTATGAAGGCGACATTACGTTTGCAGACCCATCGGGCCGCTCGGCGGATACGGGAAAGCGCACCATTCGCAATGAAGCCATCTTTGGCCTGGTTGAGTTTGATTTTACCGACCGCCTGACGGCAACCCTTGAAGGGCGGTATGCGGAAGAAACCAAGACCGACCGCACATCGACGGTAACGCCGGAGGTTTCCTACAGCAAATTCACTCCGCGCCTGACCGTTGACTATGATCTGGGCAATGGCGGGACGATCTATGCTGTTGTCGCTCAGGGTGTGAAGCCGGGCGGCATCAACGGCGCGATCGGGGAAGCGGTTGGCATGCCGACATACAAGCAGGAAGAGTCAGACAATTTTGAAGTCGGCCTGAAAACGCCGCTGCCGGATGTCGGCCTGGGTGATTGGAGTGTCTCGATGGCAGGCTACTTCACCGACGCGACCAATGTGCAGCTTACGTCGGCCGTTGCGGCGACATCGGGCGCGATCAACTCCATCGCCACCAACCAGGGCGCCGGCGAGATCAAGGGCCTTGAGATCGACCTCAATGGCGCGGTGAACGACATCCTCAGCGGCGGGTTCACCTATGCCTGGACGGATGCGAAGTTTACCGAAGGCTGTGACGCCGACGAGTGGACCATGACATCGGGCGGCGGGGTTCTGACAGACCCCGATAATCAGACGGGCACCGATTTCAGCGGTCTGTTTCCGGGCGCCGGTCCGGCATCCTGCTCAATTGCCGGGCGGACTTTTCCTCTGACTTCGGAGCATCAGGCGAGCGTGTTCGCGCGGCTTGATTTCCGGGAGGCCGGTCCGTTTGGATCTGACTTCTTCGTGTCGAGTGATCTAACCTATGAGAGCTCGAAATTTGTACAGATCCACAATCAGGCGGAAACCGGCGACGCGACCCTGCTGGGGGCCCGGTTCGGCTTCGAGACGGATCGGTGGACGATTGCCGCTTACGGTCAGAATATTACGGATGAGGATTCCATTGTGGTCGCCACGCGCTGGCTGCAGGGACCTTACTTCTCAGCGGGCTTCAGCCCGAATGTAGCGCCTACGACCGCTTCTCGTGGCGCGCCGCGTGCTTATTTCGGTTCGCTTCGCCGCGGACCGCAATATGGCGCGGAGCTGCGTGTCCGCTTCTGA